From Medicago truncatula cultivar Jemalong A17 chromosome 7, MtrunA17r5.0-ANR, whole genome shotgun sequence, a single genomic window includes:
- the LOC11434200 gene encoding trihelix transcription factor GTL2 encodes MHVEYSSRAALVALANMLDEGEHFEFEQLSSTTTTSLLPSSSSSSSVANINNTFHHIPLIPSTSTSNSHDQFPLQTQINLFHPSILSLPHHSPNTTTFNSNSNSINFQIQIPPPLIIDSSWTNHELLVLFKITSTIHNFFPDQLITWDHVSSKLAELGIKKSAQNCKEKFEHENASFFPRFVSELQDLYQGGGFSVDENTQLEEDDRLETKQCDDDDDKVRMEKSKNKKRKRRRDRFEMLKSFCETVVNKIIAQQEEIHNKLLEDMLKRDQEKLDREETWKKQEIERMNMMVQEQQAIASDRQANIIEFLNKYLATGYSSSSSTQLHPQNPNNPSNNLESKTPFSNVIADQNPSSSDTEYSNSTSTLVVPTIMEKLEDRRRWPRDEVLALINLKSTTSVINRSNNNVEGNSNKGPLWERISEGMFELGYKRSAKRCKEKWENINKYFKKTKDIVVNKKKRSMDSRTCPYFHQLSSLYNQQQEK; translated from the exons ATGCATGTAGAGTATAGTAGTAGAGCTGCTTTGGTAGCATTAGCAAACATGTTGGATGAAGGAGAACATTTTGAATTTGAGCAATTGAGTAGTACTACTACTACTAGTCTTCTTCcttcgtcttcttcttcttcttctgttgCAAACATCAACAACACCTTCCACCACATACCCTTAATTCCTTCTACTTCTACTTCCAATTCTCATGATCAATTTCCACTTCAAACTCAAATAAACCTCTTCCACCCATCAATATTATCATTGCCCCACCACTCCCCTAACACCACTACCTttaattctaattctaattcaATCAACTTCCAGATCCAAATTCCACCACCGTTGATCATCGATTCTAGCTGGACCAACCACGAACTTCTTGTACTCTTCAAGATCACATCTACCATCCACAATTTCTTCCCAGATCAACTCATCACATGGGATCATGTCTCAAG TAAGCTAGCTGAGCTTGGGATCAAGAAGAGTGCTCAAAATTGTAAGGAGAAGTTTGAACATGAGAACGCATCATTTTTCCCCCGGTTCGTTAGCGAGCTTCAAGATCTTTATCAAGGTGGTGGTTTTAGTGTTGACGAAAACACCCAACTCGAAGAAGATGATAGATTAGAGACCAAGCAatgtgatgatgatgacgacAAGGTGAGGATGGAGAAATCAAAGaacaaaaagaggaagaggCGCCGTGATAGATTTGAAATGTTGAAGAGTTTTTGTGAGACAGTGgttaataaaataatagcaCAACAAGAAGAAATACACAATAAGCTACTTGAAGACATGCTCAAAAGAGATCAAGAAAAGCTTGATAGAGAGGAAACATGGAAAAAACAAGAGATTGAAAGGATGAACATGATGGTACAAGAACAACAAGCTATTGCAAGTGATAGACAAGCCAACATCATTGAATTCTTGAACAAATATCTAGCCACAggatattcttcttcttcttctacacaATTGCACCCACAAAACCCTAATAATCCTTCTAACAATCTAGAATCAAAAACACCTTTTTCTAATGTGATAGCAGATCAAAACCCTAGCTCAAGTGACACAGAGTACTCAAATTCCACTTCTACCCTTGTTGTGCCTACAATAATGGAGAAATTAGAGGATAGGAGAAGGTGGCCAAGAGATGAAGTGTTGGCACTCATAAACCTCAAGTCTACTACAAGTGTAATAAACAGAAGCAACAATAATGTTGAAGGAAATAGTAATAAGGGACCTTTGTGGGAGAGAATCTCTGAAGGGATGTTTGAGTTGGGATACAAGAGAAGCGCAAAGAGGTGTAAAGAAAAATGGGAAAACATAAATAAGTATTTTAAAAAGACAAAGGATATTGTTGTGAATAAGAAGAAAAGGTCAATGGATTCTAGGACTTGTCCTTATTTTCATCAACTCAGTTCTTTGTATAATCAGCAGCAGGAAAAATAA